Within Saccharomonospora cyanea NA-134, the genomic segment CCCAGCCGATCCAGCCCGGCGCCGACACCGTGACCCGACGACTACCCCCGCACCAGCAAGGAAACTCATGAGCTCACCGGCCTCGACGGCCAGGATTCCCGGACTCGGGATGCTGCGCGAGACCGGGAGGTTGTTCGCGCTCGGTCTCGACGTGGCGCGTGGCGTGTTCCAGCGGCCGTTCCAGTTCAGGGAGTTCATCCAGCAGGCGTGGTTCATCGCCAGCGTGACGATCCTGCCGACGGCGCTGGTGGCGATCCCGTTCGGTGCGGTCATCTCGATGCAGTTCGGATCGCTGGCGAAGCAACTCGGCGCGCAGTCTTACACGGGCGCGGGCAGCGTGCTCGCGACGGTGCAGCAGGCGAGCCCGCTCGTGGTGGCGTTGCTCGTGGCGGGTGCGGGCGGCTCGGCGATCTGCGCCGACATCGGTGCGCGCACGATCCGCGAGGAGATCGACGCCATGGAGGTGCTCGGCGTCTCGGCCGTGCAGCGTCTCGTGGTGCCGAGGGTGCTCGCGTGCATGTTCGTCGCGGTGCTGCTGAACGGCATGGTGAGCGTCATCGGTGTGCTCGGCGGTTACTTCTTCAACGTCGTGCTGCAGGACGGCACACCGGGCGCTTACCTGGCGAGTTTCTCGGCGCTCGCGCAGCTGTCCGACCTGTGGATCGGTGAGATCAAGGCGCTGATCTTCGGTTTCATCGCCGCGGTCGTCGCCGCCTACCGGGGGCTGAACCCCCCGCCCGGCCCGAAGGGCGTCGGTGACGCGGTGAACCAGTCCGTCGTCATCACGTTCCTGCTGCTGTTCGTGGTCAACACGGTGATCACGCTCATCTACCTGCAGCTCGTCCCCTCGAAGCTGGACTGAACCGATGGCCCGCCTGTTCCAGAACGTGAAGAACCTCGCCAACCGTCCACTGACGACGTTGGACATGCTCGGCGACCAGATGTCGTTCTACCTGCGCGCTCTCGCGTGGGCGCCCAGGGCGATCCGCCGCTACGGCAGGGAGGTGCTGAGACTTCTCGCGGAGGTCAGCTTCGGCTCGGGGTCACTGGCGGTGATCGGCGGCACGGTCGGTGTGATGGTCGGGCTGACACTGTTCACGGGTGTCCTCGTGGGCCTCCAGGGCTTCTCGGCGCTGGACTCCATCGGCACGTCGGCGTTCACGGGCTTTCTGACGTCGTTCTTCAACACCAGGGAGATCGCGCCGCTGGTGGCGGGTCTGGCGTTGTCGGCGACGGTGGGTGCGGGGTTCACCGCCCAGCTCGGTGCGATGCGGATCTCGGAGGAGGTCGACGCGTTGGAGGTGATGGGGGTGCCGAGCCTGCCCTACCTCGTGACGACGCGCATCATCGCCGGGTTCGTGGCCGTGGTCCCGTTGTACGTGATCGGGTTGCTCAGCTCGTACCTGGCGTCGAGAACCGTGGTGGTCTATCTGTACGGGCAGTCGGCGGGGACGTACGACCACTACTTCGACCTGTTCCTGCCCCCGGAGGACGTGTTCTACTCCTTCGTCAAGGTGCTGATCTTCAGCGTGCTGATCATTCTGATGCACTGCTACTACGGATACCGGGCCACCGGTGGACCCGCCGGCGTCGGCATCGCGGTCGGGCGGGCCGTCCGGCTGTCGATCGTCACGGTGGCCGTGGTCAACTTCTTCATCGGTTTCGCCATCTGGGGTACCGACACGACGGTGAGGATCGCGGGATGAGCTCGACGGTGGCGACGATTCGTCGCAGGCTGCTCGGACTGCTGCTGGTGGGCATCCTCGTCGGCGGCATCGCGTTGAGCGTGGCCGTCTACAACCGGGCGTTCAGCGACCACGTGACCGTGCGACTGCAGGCCGGGGCCATCGGAAACCAGCTCGCACGGGACTCCGACGTGAAGGTGCGAGGACTGATCGTCGGCCGTGTCGGCGAGATCGAGGTGACGCCCACGGGCGGTGCGGAGCTGGTGCTGCACCTCGACCCGGAGCACGCCGAACTGGTGCCGGCCAACGTGTCGGCGAGGTTTCTGCCGAAGACGTTGTTCGGTGAGCGCTACGTCGACCTGACCATTCCCGAGCAGCCCGCACGGTCGAGCCTCGCCGACGGCGACGTGATCACGCAGGACCGCACCGAGGACGCGGTGCGGTTGGAGCAGGCGCTCGACAACCTGCTGCCGGTGTTGAAGGCCGTACAGCCCGAGAAGCTGTCCAGCACCCTGTCGGCGATCTCCACGGCACTGGAGGGCAGAGGCGAACAACTCGGTGAGACGTTGTCCGAACTGGGCGACTACCTGCGGGAGCTGAACCCGCACGTGCCGAGACTGCAGGAGAACCTGCGGGAGCTGGCGGAGTTCTCCGGCAACCTCTCCGACGTCGCCCCGGACCTGCTGGCCACGCTCGACAACCTCAGCACCACCAGCCGGACGATCGTCGACCAGAGCTTCGGCCTCGACACGCTGTACCGCACGGTGACGACGGCGTCGAGCGACCTGGACGCGTTCCTCGACGCCAACGGGCCCAACATCATCAGTCTGGGGGAGACCGCGAGGCCCACGGCGGAACTGCTGGCCAAGTACGCGCCCTCCTATCCGTGCTTCCTCGGGCAGATGGCGGAACTCGTGCCGAGGATCGACGAGTCGTTCGGCAAGGGCACGAACAAACCAGGTCTCCACGCCACTCTGGAGATCACTGTGGACCGGGGCCCGTACAGGGCGGGGCAGGACGAGCCCGAGTACGGCGACAAACGCGGGCCGCGTTGCTACGCGATGGAGGAGTACCCCGACCCGTTCCCACAGCATCCGCCGGACGGCCCGCTGCGGGACGGCAGCGTGCCCCCGCCCGCGGCGCGGTCGACCGCGACCGGGCTCAACGACTCGGCGGCGGGCGGTGGCGCGGCCCCCGCGGGCAACCCCGCCAACACCGCGGGCGAGCACGCGCTGGTGGCGCAGCTCGCGGGTCCGAGGGTGGGGCTCGGGCCGTCCGAGGTTCCCGCCTGGGGCTCGTTGCTGGTGGCCCCCCTCTATCGGGGAGCGGAGGTGACGGTCGAGTGAGCCGGACAGCCGCCGAGGACCGACTGCGCAGCCGCGAGGAGGTGAGCGTGTGAAGGGGCTCGCCGCACCACTGGTGAAGCTCGGTGTCTTCGTGACCACCACCGTGGTGTTCACCGCCCTGCTCGGCCTGAGCATCGCGGGCATGAACACCTCGGACACCGACACGTACCGGGCGCGGTTCACCGACGCCACGTCGGTGCTCGCGGGTGACGACGTGCGTATCGCGGGCGTGCGGGTGGGCCAGGTGGCCGACGTCCGGATCGTCGACCGCAGGATCGCGGAGGTCGAGTTCGAACTGGACAGTGGCCGCACGCTCCCGGGCAACGTCGTGGCCGCCATCAAGTTCCGCAACCTCGTCGGCCAGCGCTACCTGTCGCTGGAACGCGGTGACGGACCGCCGAGGGGGACCCTCGAGAAGGGTGGGACCATCCCGCTGGAGAACACCCGGCCCGCCGTCGACCTCACCGAGTTGTTCAACGGCTTCAAACCGCTGTTCCAGGCCCTGTCGCCCGAGGACGTGAACACGCTGTCCTACGAGATCGTCCGGGTGCTCCAGGGCGAGGGCGGCACCGTCGAGAGCCTGCTCGCCCACACCGCGTCGCTCACCACCACCATCGCCGAGAAGGACCAGGTCATCGGCGAGGTGATCGACAACCTCAACCAGGTGCTGCACACGCTGAACGAACGCACCCCGCAGCTGTCCCAGCTCATCAGCAGGCTCCAGGAGTTCGTGTCGGGACTCGCGAGCGACCGCGAACCCATCGGCGAGGCCATCGACTCCATCGGCGACCTCACCCAGACCACGGCGGGCCTGCTGGAGGAGGCACGGAAGCCGCTGCGCGAGGACATCGACGCGCTCGGCGACCTCGCGAGCAACCTCAACGACCACGAGGAGGTCGTCGAGCACTTCATCCAGTACCTGCCGGAGAAGGTCAGCAGGCTGTCGTCCACAGCGGACTACGGGTCGTGGCTGAACTTCTTCCTGTGCGAAGCGAAGGGCAACATCAGCATCACCGGCCTCGGCGACAGGCCGGTCTCGCTGCCGATGCTGCCGGCCAACCGGAGTCGGTGCCTGTCATGACCAGTTTCTCCAAGCGCAACCCCGTGCCGATCGCGCTCGTCGGGCTCACGCTGATGCTGCTCGGCACGCTCGCGGCCCTCAACTCCGACGACCTGCCGCTGGTCGGCGGCGGCACCACCTACCGTGCGGAGTTCAGCGAGGCCGCCGGGCTGCGGACCGAAGACGAGGTGCGCATCGCGGGCGTGAAGGTCGGCGAGGTCACCGACATCGAGCTCGAAGGCGCGAAGGTGCTGGTGTCGTTCAAGGTCTCGGACGCCTGGCTCGGCGACCGCACCACCGCCGCCATAAAGATCAAGACCCTGCTGGGGCAGAAGTACCTCGCTCTCGACCCCGTCGGCGAGAACACTCTCGACCCCAGCGAGACCATCCCGCTCGAACGCACGGCCGCGCCCTACGACGTGCTCGAAGCGTTCCGGGACCTGTCCTCGACGGTCGACGAGATCGACGTCGACCAGCTCGCGCAGAGCTTCGACGTCCTGTCGGAGACGTTCGACGACACCCCCGACGACGTGCGCGGCGCGCTGGACGGCCTTTCGAAGCTGTCCGACACCATCGCCTCGCGGGACGCCCAGCTCTCCGAACTGCTCGACGGCACCCGGAAGGTCAGCCAGACCCTCGCCGACCGGGACGCCGAACTCGCCACCCTCATCGAGGACGGCAACGCGCTTCTGGAAGAGCTGTCCGCCCGCGAGGAGGCCATCCGCGCGATGCTGGACGGCACCCGCGAGCTGTCGGAACAGCTGCGCGGGCTCGTCGACGACAACAACGAGCAACTCGACCCCGTGCTCGAACAACTCGACAAGCTCACCGACATGTTGGAGCGCAACCAGGAATCGCTGTCCGAGGGCATCGAGAACTTCGCGCCGTTCGTGCGGGTCTTCAACAACACCATCGGCAACGGCCGCTGGTTCGACAACTACATCTGCGGCCTGCTCCTGCCGTCCATCGGCCCGTTGAACGAAGAGGGGTGCAACGCGCGATGACCGACACCCGTCTCGGACTGAAGCTCGCTCGAGGTGTCGCCGCCGCGTGCGTGCTCGGGCTCGTCGTGGCCACGGCCCTGTGGTGGACCATGAAGGACGCGGGCTCCAAGCACGTCACCGCATACTTCACCGAGGCCATCGGCCTGTACGAAGGCAACAGCGTCCGCGTCCTCGGCGTCGAGGTGGGGGAGGTGACCTCCGTCCGGCCCGAGGGCGACCGCGTCCGGGTCGACATGACCTACGACCGCGAGTTCGCCGTCCCCGCCGACGCGGGCGCCGTCCTCGTCGCACCCGCCCTGGTGTCCGACCGCTACGTGCAGCTCACCCCCGCCCACACCGGCGGGGAGGAACTCGACGACGGCGCGATCATTCCGCTGTCCCGCACCGCCGTGCCCCTGGAGATCGACGAACTCGGCGAGAGCCTCAGCCGCGTGTCCGAGGCACTCGGACCGAACGGCGCCAACGCGGACGGCTCGCTGTCGGACCTGCTCGACACCGCCGCCGCGAACCTCGACGGCAACGGCAAGGCCCTGCACGAGTCCATCACCAAACTCGGGCAGGCCGCGGGAACCCTGTCCGGCAACTCCGAGGACCTCTTCGTCACCGTCGAGAACCTCGCGAAGCTGTCCGGAACCCTCGCCGAGAGCGACGATCAGGTGCGCCGGTTCGAGCAGCAGCTCGCCGACGTCAGCGACTTCCTCGCCGCCGAACGCGACAACCTCGCGGCCACGGTCTCCGAACTCGGCACCACGCTTGCCACCGTCGACGACTTCATCAACGACAACCGCGACCGCGTGAGGTCGAACGTCGGCAAGCTGGCCGACATCACCCAGGTGCTCGTGGAACAGCGCGCCGCGCTGGCGGAGACACTCGACATCGCCCCACTCGCGCTCGGCAACCTCGCCAACACCTACAACGCCGCGTCGGGCACCCTCGACGCCCGGCCCAACATGAACGAACTCACCGAACCGCCGATCCTCATGGTCTGCAACCTGCTCAGGCAGACACCCGAGGCACTCGACGCGCTCGGCGACCTCTGTGCCGAGGTCGGGGGTGTCCTCGACGGCGCCGTGCAGCTGCCGTCCCTGGCCGAGTCGGTGAACGCCCTGAACAAGGGCAAGTTGCCACCGCTGCCGCTCCCGCTGGTCGGGCAGCTCACGGGCTCGGAAGGGCGGTGACGAACCTGATGACGCTGATGACGAGGCGGATGCGCACCACCCTCGCCGCGGCGGGGGTCGCCACACTCCTGGCGACCGGAGGATGCAGCGGTTTCACCGGCGCCCACGACATCCCCCTGCCCGGCGGCGCGGACCTCGGCGACGACCCCTACACCGTACGAATCCACTTCCGCGACGTACTCGACCTCGTGCCGCAGGCCGGCGTCCGGGTGGGCGAGGTGCCCGTCGGCGCCGTCGAGGAAGTCAGGCTGGCGGACGACGGGTGGACGGCCGAGGTGGTGGTCTCCGTCAACGGAGACGTCGAACTGCCCTCGGGCGCCATCGCCAACCTGCGCCAGTCCAGCCTGCTCGGCGAGAAGTACGTCGAACTCGCCGCGCCCGCCGAGGGCGAGGTCGACCCACACGGTGGGCGGCTCTCCGACGGCGACCTCATCCCCGTCGAACGCACCAACCGCAGCGTCGAGGTCGAGGAGGTCCTCGGCGCGCTGTCCATGCTGCTCAACGGCGGCGGCGTCGAACAGCTCAACACGATCACCAGGGAACTGGGCGCCGCGCTGGAGGGCAACTCGCCCGACATCAAGGCGCTGCTACGCAACGCCGAGGAACTCGTGAAGGCGCTCGACGAGCAGTCGGGCGACATCACCTCCGCGCTCGACGCGCTCAACCGGCTGTCGGCCACCCTCAACTCCCAGCGCGACAAGATCGCCGTCGCCGTCGAGGACCTGAGCCCCGGCCTCGAGGTCCTCGAACGCCAGAGGGACCAGCTCGTCGACATGCTGGGCGCGCTCGACGGACTGTCCGAGGTGGCCGTCGAGACCGTCAACGCAGGCCAGGAAGACCTCGTGGCCAACCTCGAAGCCCTGCTGCCCACACTGCGCAAGCTCGCCGAAGCCGGGGCAGACCTGCCCAACGCCCTGGAACTCATGCTCACCTACCCGTTCACCGACGCGGCGGCCGAAGGGGTCAAGGGCGACTACATGAACCTCTACCTCGAACTCGACCTGAACCTGAAGGAGATCCTCGCCAACCTCGGCCGCAGCAGGCAGAACCCGCTGCAGAACCTGCCGATCGTCGGCGACCTCACCAACCCCCGCGAGACCGACCCCGACGACACGTCGTCGCTGCTGCCGCTGCCGGGAGACGAGGGCTACGGTGACTCCGGCGACTCCGGTGACTCCGGCGGAGACGGCGACGCCGGCGGCCTCGGCGGGCTGCTCGAGGACATCGTCGGAGGTGGCCGCTGATGCTCGTGCGCAAGACCCGGATCCAACTCGTCGCCTTTCTCGTCATCTCCGTCCTGGCCATCGGCTACGCGCTCGTGCGCTTCACCGACATCGAGAAGACGTTCGGCTCCGGTGGCTACACCGTCCACCTCGAGATGTCCGACTCCGGCGGCATCTTCACCGGCGCGGAGGTCACCTACCGCGGCTACAACATCGGCGAGGTCGGCAGGCTCAGCCTCACCGCCGACGGCCTGTCGGCAGCCCTGCTCATCGACGCCGACGCCCCGCCGGTACCGAGGAAACTCCACGCGGCCGTCGCCAACCGCTCCGCGGTCGGGGAGCAGTACGTCGACCTGCGGCCCGTCACCGACGACGGCCCGTACCTCGCCGACGGCGACGTCATCCCGGCCGACAGGGTCGACACCCCCGTCCCCGCCCAGGACATCATCACCGACCTCGACAGCCTCGCCTCCTCGGTGCCGACCGAGTCGTTGCGCACGGTGGTCGACGAGTCCTACCAGGCGTTCAGCGGCACCGGTCGCCACCTCCAGACGCTGCTGGACACCACCGGCGAGTTCACCCGCG encodes:
- a CDS encoding MlaE family ABC transporter permease, which gives rise to MSSPASTARIPGLGMLRETGRLFALGLDVARGVFQRPFQFREFIQQAWFIASVTILPTALVAIPFGAVISMQFGSLAKQLGAQSYTGAGSVLATVQQASPLVVALLVAGAGGSAICADIGARTIREEIDAMEVLGVSAVQRLVVPRVLACMFVAVLLNGMVSVIGVLGGYFFNVVLQDGTPGAYLASFSALAQLSDLWIGEIKALIFGFIAAVVAAYRGLNPPPGPKGVGDAVNQSVVITFLLLFVVNTVITLIYLQLVPSKLD
- a CDS encoding MlaE family ABC transporter permease, whose amino-acid sequence is MARLFQNVKNLANRPLTTLDMLGDQMSFYLRALAWAPRAIRRYGREVLRLLAEVSFGSGSLAVIGGTVGVMVGLTLFTGVLVGLQGFSALDSIGTSAFTGFLTSFFNTREIAPLVAGLALSATVGAGFTAQLGAMRISEEVDALEVMGVPSLPYLVTTRIIAGFVAVVPLYVIGLLSSYLASRTVVVYLYGQSAGTYDHYFDLFLPPEDVFYSFVKVLIFSVLIILMHCYYGYRATGGPAGVGIAVGRAVRLSIVTVAVVNFFIGFAIWGTDTTVRIAG
- a CDS encoding MCE family protein; translation: MSSTVATIRRRLLGLLLVGILVGGIALSVAVYNRAFSDHVTVRLQAGAIGNQLARDSDVKVRGLIVGRVGEIEVTPTGGAELVLHLDPEHAELVPANVSARFLPKTLFGERYVDLTIPEQPARSSLADGDVITQDRTEDAVRLEQALDNLLPVLKAVQPEKLSSTLSAISTALEGRGEQLGETLSELGDYLRELNPHVPRLQENLRELAEFSGNLSDVAPDLLATLDNLSTTSRTIVDQSFGLDTLYRTVTTASSDLDAFLDANGPNIISLGETARPTAELLAKYAPSYPCFLGQMAELVPRIDESFGKGTNKPGLHATLEITVDRGPYRAGQDEPEYGDKRGPRCYAMEEYPDPFPQHPPDGPLRDGSVPPPAARSTATGLNDSAAGGGAAPAGNPANTAGEHALVAQLAGPRVGLGPSEVPAWGSLLVAPLYRGAEVTVE
- a CDS encoding MCE family protein produces the protein MKGLAAPLVKLGVFVTTTVVFTALLGLSIAGMNTSDTDTYRARFTDATSVLAGDDVRIAGVRVGQVADVRIVDRRIAEVEFELDSGRTLPGNVVAAIKFRNLVGQRYLSLERGDGPPRGTLEKGGTIPLENTRPAVDLTELFNGFKPLFQALSPEDVNTLSYEIVRVLQGEGGTVESLLAHTASLTTTIAEKDQVIGEVIDNLNQVLHTLNERTPQLSQLISRLQEFVSGLASDREPIGEAIDSIGDLTQTTAGLLEEARKPLREDIDALGDLASNLNDHEEVVEHFIQYLPEKVSRLSSTADYGSWLNFFLCEAKGNISITGLGDRPVSLPMLPANRSRCLS
- a CDS encoding MCE family protein; protein product: MTSFSKRNPVPIALVGLTLMLLGTLAALNSDDLPLVGGGTTYRAEFSEAAGLRTEDEVRIAGVKVGEVTDIELEGAKVLVSFKVSDAWLGDRTTAAIKIKTLLGQKYLALDPVGENTLDPSETIPLERTAAPYDVLEAFRDLSSTVDEIDVDQLAQSFDVLSETFDDTPDDVRGALDGLSKLSDTIASRDAQLSELLDGTRKVSQTLADRDAELATLIEDGNALLEELSAREEAIRAMLDGTRELSEQLRGLVDDNNEQLDPVLEQLDKLTDMLERNQESLSEGIENFAPFVRVFNNTIGNGRWFDNYICGLLLPSIGPLNEEGCNAR
- a CDS encoding MCE family protein: MTDTRLGLKLARGVAAACVLGLVVATALWWTMKDAGSKHVTAYFTEAIGLYEGNSVRVLGVEVGEVTSVRPEGDRVRVDMTYDREFAVPADAGAVLVAPALVSDRYVQLTPAHTGGEELDDGAIIPLSRTAVPLEIDELGESLSRVSEALGPNGANADGSLSDLLDTAAANLDGNGKALHESITKLGQAAGTLSGNSEDLFVTVENLAKLSGTLAESDDQVRRFEQQLADVSDFLAAERDNLAATVSELGTTLATVDDFINDNRDRVRSNVGKLADITQVLVEQRAALAETLDIAPLALGNLANTYNAASGTLDARPNMNELTEPPILMVCNLLRQTPEALDALGDLCAEVGGVLDGAVQLPSLAESVNALNKGKLPPLPLPLVGQLTGSEGR
- a CDS encoding MCE family protein, whose product is MTLMTRRMRTTLAAAGVATLLATGGCSGFTGAHDIPLPGGADLGDDPYTVRIHFRDVLDLVPQAGVRVGEVPVGAVEEVRLADDGWTAEVVVSVNGDVELPSGAIANLRQSSLLGEKYVELAAPAEGEVDPHGGRLSDGDLIPVERTNRSVEVEEVLGALSMLLNGGGVEQLNTITRELGAALEGNSPDIKALLRNAEELVKALDEQSGDITSALDALNRLSATLNSQRDKIAVAVEDLSPGLEVLERQRDQLVDMLGALDGLSEVAVETVNAGQEDLVANLEALLPTLRKLAEAGADLPNALELMLTYPFTDAAAEGVKGDYMNLYLELDLNLKEILANLGRSRQNPLQNLPIVGDLTNPRETDPDDTSSLLPLPGDEGYGDSGDSGDSGGDGDAGGLGGLLEDIVGGGR